Below is a window of Aeromonas veronii DNA.
GTGAACTGACCCTGATTAAAGATCCCCGTATCTTCGGCAAACAGGCAGAACAGCAGCCGGGTCAGGAATACGTTGAGGGCATGAATATCCTCAGGTCTACTCAATTCGTTGAGGCTCTTGATGAGATCGAAGAGCTTGCCCATCTTCTCGGCAGCCTTCACATCGGCAGGGTTCTCGGCACCCAGAATAGCCTTCTCAAGACCCGCCAAGGGTAGGAAGAAACCATATTCGCGGAACAGTTCGCCGAGCTCAGTATCGAGTCTCTCCTCAGTCAGAACGTCCCACGCGAGGAAGCGAACAAAATCGGTGAGGATGACGAAGCGGTATTTGTGCTTGGTGCTGGCACACGCTGCAATCCGCTGTTCAAAAAGGAGCTCGATGTCGGTCCCTTCATTCACCGGCTGAAAGTAGAACTTTGAGTTGATGCCAACGTGGCCCGCTTCTTTGGCCAGGTTGCGATTTCCCCCTTGCTTGATATGCGTGATCGTGGCCTTGGGCAGCCCATAGGCGGCCATAAAGCCAAAGATAAATTCGGATTTGTCAGGTGCGTTGACCAACGCTTTCAAGTCATCGGAGATTTTGGTCTGATTGACGGCCATGATGATCCTTGGTGTTCTACTGCAATATCACACCCACGGTAGGGAGGGCAGGGTTCAGATTCGATTGGCTGTTATGGTAAACCAATGATGTAGCAAGACACGATACCCAATGATCCAGAATCAGAACGGTGTGTAGAGGACGAAGCCACAAAGCAGTACAAAATCAAAAAACTGTGATTTATTTCAAAAAAATAAAGCCACCCTGTGTGGATGGCTTGAGGTTGATTACAGCTCTCCCCGCTCTGCCAGCGACACCACACCCTCAGTACCGACGACCAGATGATCCAAAATCCGGATATCCACCAGTGCCAAGGCATCCTGTAGGCGTAGGGTGATATTGATATCTGCCCGGCTGGGTTCCGGGTATCCAGACGGGTGGTTATGCACCAGCATCAGGGCGGCAGCATTGTGGTGCAGTGCCCGCTTGACGACATCGCGGGGGTAGACGGTCGCAGCGGACAGGGTGCCGAGAAACAGCTCTTCATAGGCCAATATCCGGTGTTGGGTGTCGAGGAATAGCGCGGCAAACACTTCGCGATCCCGTGTTTGCAGCAGCCCTTGTAGGGCCTGATGGGCCAAGTGCTTGTCGGTGATGGCAACGCCCTTGGCGAGTTTCTGGCGGGCGACCGCTTGAGCGATGGTGAACAAGTCGTCATCGGTAACCAGGTCGGTCACCCGGTAGGTGCCGGGTTGCTCCCCAGCACAGAGTTTTTGATGCAACATGATTGATCCTCCAAAAGCGTTCTCCCCACCGGCCTATGGGCCGGTGGGGTGTGCTTTTTTGCGATAAAGGGGGTGGTGATTGCGGTGAGTGGGTCAGCGGATTACCGATACCTCCTAGTTCCCGCTGACGGTGACGCTGAAGCATTCCAGCCCGCAGTAGGCGACGAAGTTGCGCTGCCACAGCGCGAACAGCTCTCGCGCCTCTGCCAGCTGTAGCGGCCCCCAGCCTTGCATAACGTGCTCGCCGTCGAGGAAGTTGAAATCGAGTTCTTTGCCGAGCTCGGCATAGTCTCCGATACCCTGATAGCTGAAATCGGTCACGTAATCGAACAGCCAGCCATTGAGCCCACGAATGAGGCGGATCTCGACCGGATGAACGCCGCCTCGTTCGGCGCTGTAGCCGGGGTTGCGGAAGTTGAAGATGATCTGGGTGCAGCGCACCAAGTCGAGGTTGGTACGCTCTGCTTCCTGGCTGAGCAGGATCAGCAGCGCCTGACTCACGGGAAGGCTGATGCCGTCCCGGTTGAAGATAATGGTCATGGGATTGCTCCTTGCGTGGTGATGAAGTGGTTGAGCGACGAATGAAGGGGTTAGTCATCGGTGAGCCATTTGAATAACCGGTGTGTGCCATAGGCGACCGCAACGCCCACGGCCAGCGGTGCCCATGCCGGGGCGCTGATGGCGGTGACAGACAAGATGGTGCCGCTGGTCGCCGGAACGCTGGCCAAGCTGGCGGAGGCCCCCATCAAGGCGCTGGTGACGGCCTGACTGCCTTGGCTGGATTTAAGCAACTGGCTGCCGGTGGCCGCGAGGGCGGTGGTGGCCTGGTTCACCTGGGGTGAGCTGTGCCGGTCCTCGATGCACCACAGGACGAAGTGTTCGCAGTTGTTGAAGAGCAGGTGATAGTCCTGCTCGCCCAAGCGGGAGAACGCCCGTGCCACGCATTCTTCCGGGCTGAACGGCCGACGTGGGTGAGAGAGCACCTGTAGCGGCTGCTCGCCGTGAAAATCATCGAGCGAGCACTGCACGATTTGGCCCGTTTGACCATCGTTGGCAAACGGTCCCTGGTAGTGGATCACCTGCCTGTCGCCGACATAGAGACCGTGGTGGCTGTAGCCGAGGCGCTGGACGGCGAGGTGGTCGCCGAGGGTGAGAGGGGGCATGGTCATAGCGGTTCCTTATGAACTGAAAATGAAAAAGGGCGTCACCATGTGGTGACGCCCTGTGGGATTTATGTTGTCGAACGAGTGAGGCTTACTGTTTGGTGAAGGTGAGCTGGGTACGCTCGAATGGGGCCTCCCGGTAGATGTTGGCGCCATCGGCAAAGAATTGCAGCTCTGCCTGGAAGGTTGTGCCGTTGAACGGTGTGGTCACGCGCAACAGATATTGCTGCGCCACATCGACACCATCGCAGACCACGCTCACTACCATGTCCCCGCCAACCGGTGCGAACAGCAATTCCTGACGCACGGTGGCGGGGTCGCCGCCACAGATACCCTGGCTGATACCCGCCTCACGGCTGGCCTTGAAGCTCAGCGGCGCGGTGCCAAACAGCAGTTCGGCGAACTCTTGGCCATCTGGGCTGGTATCGCTGCTCTGCACGCTCCAGCGCAGCGGCGAGCTGAAGAGCCCTTCTGCGAAAGTGGGCGTGCTGATGGCATTACCGCCATCAACCGCCGTGGTCTGCGTGGCGCTGGGCAAGCCGTTGGATTGCACGAGCTTGACGGTTGCCTTCAGTTCCAACGCGTCACCTTGCATGACCTGGTGTGGCAGTGGCCAGACATCGGCAAGGTCGGCAACGGGGGTGTAGTGATGGGTGGCAGTCAGGGTCTGGCTGGCACTATCAAACTGCCAGTCCTGAGTCATAAACGGCGTGCTATTGCCCGCGTATTTCAAGAACAATGGCTTGGTCAGCCCATCAGGCTGCTGTACATCCAACTGGTAGAAGCGATTAGCGAGGGTGAAGCCATTCGCCTGCTTCTGGTGATCCTGCTCCAGATAGGCCCCGGCCAGCGAGCGCCAGCGGGTCGGGTTGTAGTTTTGCAGCTCGACCTTGCCAAAGCCGGGGATGCTGCTGTCGAGTTCGGTCGCCGCGCACCCGCCACAAATCGGCTGGGCCAATTTGATGGCGCTGTCACCGGTATGGCTCAGCTTGTCATCGCGGGTGAGGTTGAAGGGAGACTGACCCAACGCTGGGGCGTTGATGGTCAGAGCCTGGTTATCCAGTTGGTTCACAAACTGCGTATCCCCTTGCACAGTGACAACGCTGGTGCGGGTTTCGTAGCTGCTGGGGGGGCCATTGGGATTGATGGGGTCTTCCCCTCTGAGCCAGAAGGTCAGGGCGCGGTGCTGTGTCCATGCGCCCTGGCTGTCGAGGTTCTCCTGGTCATCGCTTTGCAGGACATTGCCTACACACTGGTCGAGCGCCGTCAGGCTTGGATTGGCTTGCCAGCGGGCGAACTCGGCCTGGATGTCGAAGCCTTCGCAATAACTATCCTCAGGCAACGGGGCCGTGTCATGGGGAACGGGCGTGCCCTCGTTGGTGAACTCCGTGGTGTGGTAGCTGTAGAGACCATTCGCATCCTGACTGAAGGTGCCGCTGCGGATACTCTCGCCTTTGACGGTGGCATTGCCGCTCTCGTCGTAGGTCCAGTCCCAAGCGGAGTGCAGGTTATAATGCTTGCTGTCCCAGTTCTTGTGCTCCTCGTCGATAAAGCGGCGCAGTGGCTGCTGGGCATTGTAGCCTCCCTGCTCATCGAGCAGCCAGCGGGTGCTCTCGGTACGGGTCGTCTCGATGGCCTCAACCCGTTTGGTGTAGACAACCTCTTGCAGGCGGATTAGCTGCCAGATGTCCTGATTGCGGTTGTACTCGCGCAGATTGCGAATGCTGACCGTGACCGATTGCCATCCTTGCGGGTTGTTGGTGGCAAGGGCCGCCGCCAGCTTGGCTTGCAGGGTGCTTGCCTCAACGAGTTGCTGCTCTTTGGTGGCTGCCTCTTCAGCCAGGGCCGCACTGTGTTCGTCACCCGCCGCCAGATAGTCGCCAAACAGCTTCTGTTCGCTGGCCTCCTGCGTCGTCAGCCCCAGCTCGCTGGCAATCAGTTGTTTCTCCTTGGTGGCGATGCTGGATTGATACTGGGTCTTGCGCTCCCCAGGGGCGGTGCTGGTGACCAGTTGGTGGGTATAGGGGCTGACCACAAACTCGGCACCGTCAACGTAACCGAACAGGGTTGGGGTAGCGGCGGCCCGAGCAGCAGCCTTCAGCGAGGTGGCAGGAGCAGCAAGAATAGCCCATGCCTGACGGGCGTCGGCTTGCTGCGTTTCTGGCAGGGTGAAGCTGAAACGCCCCTGACTGTCGGTGGTGGTCTGCGGTTCGCCGTTGTCACATTGCTGGTTGGCGTTGAGGTCCAGGCAGGCGGCTTGCCCAGCCAGATAGTCGCCGGAGAGGGCGCGACCGGTTAGGGTGATATCGGCAGGAGCGCCATTGCCGCCATTATCACTACTGCTGTTGTCGCTGCCACCGCCGCAAGCACTGAGGACCAACGCGGCGATTAACGAGAGATGATGATGTTTTTTCATTATTTTTCTTCCTTGTGTTGAATACGAATCCGATGCGCCGGGAGATACCCCGGCATTATTTTTCTGTTGTCCTGAGGATGCGTTGCACGCTGGAAATGCTGATCCCCGTCTGCCTCGCGATCTCGGCCCTGGGTAACCCGCGCTTGGCTAGCGCCAGCACCTCGCGCCCCTTTGCCATCGCGGTGGGCTTGCGGCCCTTGTAGGCCCCACGCCGTTTGGCGAGCTCAATCCCCTCGGCTTGGCGTTCCAGCATCAACTCCCGCTCGAAGGTGGCGATGGCGCCGATCATGGTCAGCATCAACTTGCCGGTCGGGGTTGAGGTGTCGACGCCTAGGTTCAAGATGCGCAGGGCCACTTGTCGCTGTTGCAGGTACTCCGAAATTTCCAACAGGTGGCGAGTGTTGCGTGCCAGGCGATCCAGCTTGGTCACCATCACCACATCCCCCTCATTCACACAATCCAGCAGCAGGGCGAGCTGGGGCCGGTCATCGCTGGCGCCGCTCACCTTCTCCTGGAAAATCTTGCTGCACTCGGCCAGCGCTTGAAGCTGGGTATCCAGGCTCTGGCCTACCGTGCTCACGCGTGCATAACCTACCAGTGCCATGGTCTCCTCCCGGTCAATAGGGCAAGCCCTATTGCCCCTCACGAAATAGGCACCTTTGTCATTTTCAGAAGACGACTGCACCAGTTGATTGGGCGTAATGGCTGTTGTGCAGCCAGCTCCTGACAGTTCAATATCAGAAGTGATCTGCACCAATCTCGACTATGCTCAATACTCGTGTGCACCAAAGCGAGGTGAGCATGGCGACGGACACCCCACGGATTCCAGAACAAGGCGTGGCCACTCTGCCTGATGAGGCTTGGGAGCGTGCGCGCCGTCGTGCGGAGATCATCAGTCCGTTGGCGCAGTCGGAGACGGTCGGGCACGAAGCGGCCGATATGGCGGCTCAGGCGCTGGGCTTGTCTCGGCGCCAGGTATACGTTCTGATCCGGCGTGCCCGGCAAGGCAGCGGCCTCGTGACGGATCTGGTGCCCGGCCAGTCCGGTGGAGGTAAAGGTAAGGGGCGCTTGCCGGAACCGGTCGAGCGCGTCATCCACGAGCTACTGCAAAAGCGGTTCCTGACCAAGCAGAAGCGCAGCCTAGCGGCCTTTCACCGCGAAGTCACTCAGGTGTGCAAGGCTCAAAAACTGCGAGTGCCGGCGCGCAATACCGTGGCCTTACGGATCGCTAGCCTTGACCCGCGCAAGGTCATCCGCCGGCGGGAAGGCCAGGATGCCGCTCGTGACCTACAAGGTGTGGGCGGCGAGCCTCCTGCCGTGACCGCGCCGCTGGAGCAGGTGCAGATAGACCATACGGTCATCGACCTGATCGTGGTCGATGACCGCGACCGGCAACCTATTGGCCGCCCGTACCTGACCCTCGCCATCGACGTGTTCACCCGCTGCGTGCTCGGCATGGTCGTCACGCTGGAAGCGCCGTCTGCCGTTTCGGTTGGCCTGTGCCTCGTGCATGTCGCCTGCGACAAGCGCCCTTGGCTGGAAGGACTGAACGTGGAAATGGATTGGCAGATGAGCGGCAAGCCCTTGCTGCTCTACCTAGACAACGCGGCCGAGTTCAAGAGCGAGGCCCTGCGCCGGGGTTGCGAGCAGCATGGCATCCGGCTGGACTATCGCCCGCTGGGACAGCCGCACTATGGCGGCATCGTGGAACGGATCATCGGCACGGCGATGCAGATGATTCACGACGAACTGCCGGGAACGACCTTCTCCAACCCTGACCAGCGCGGCGACTACGATTCCGAAAACAAGGCCGCCCTGACGCTGCGCGAGCTAGAGCGCTGGCTCACATTGGCGGTCGGCACCTACCACGGTTCGGTGCACAACGGCCTGCTCCAACCGCCGGCCGCGCGCTGGGCCGAGGCCGTGGCGCGTGTCGGCGTACCGGCCGTCGTCACACGCGCTACTTCGTTCCTGGTCGATTTTCTGCCGATCCTCCGGCGCACGCTGACCCGCACCGGCTTTGTCATCGACCACATCCACTACTACGCCGATGGGCACTGTTGCAAATAGTCGGTGGTGATAAACTTATCATCCCCTTTTGCTGATGGAGCTGCACATGAACCCATTCAAAGGCCGGCATTTTCAGCGTGACATCATTCTGTGGGCCGTACGCTGGTACTGCAAATACGGCATCAGTTACCGTGAGCTGCAGGAGATGCTGGCTGAACGCGGAGTGAATGTCGATCACTCCACGATTTACCGCTGGGTTCAGCGTTATGCGCCTGAAATGGAAAAACGGCTGCGCTGGTACTGGCGTAACCCTTCCGATCTTTGCCCGTGGCACATGGATGAAACCTACGTGAAGGTCAATGGCCGCTGGGCGTATCTGTACCGGGCCGTCGACAGCCGGGGCCGCACTGTCGATTTTTATATCTCCTCCCGTCGTAACAGCAAAGCTGCATACCGGTTTCTGGGTAAAATCCTCAACAACGTGAAGAAGTGGCAGATCCCGCGATTCATCAACACGGATAAAGCGCCCGCCTATGGTCGCGCGCTTGCTCTGCTCAAACGCGAAGGCCGGTGCCCGTCTGACGTTGAACACCGACAGATTAAGTACCGGAACAACGTGATTGAATGCGATCATGGCAAACTGAAACGGATAATCGGCGCCACGCTGGGATTTAAATCCATGAAGACGGCTTACGCCACCATCAAAGGTATTGAGGTGATGCGTGCACTACGCAAAGGCCAGGCCTCAGCATTTTATTATGGTGATCCCCTGGGCGAAATGCGCCTGGTAAGCAGAGTTTTTGAAATGTAAGGCCTTTGAATAAGACAAAAGGCTGCCTCATCGCTAACTTTGCAACAGTGCCGGATTGAATATAACCGACGTGACTGTTACATTTAGGTGGCTAAACCCGTCAAGCCCTCAGGAGTGAATCATGACCGTAGTCACGACCGCCGATACCTCCCAACTGTACGCACTTGCAGCCCGACATGGGCTCAAGCTCCATGGCCCGCTGACTGTCAATGAGCTTGGGCTCGACTATAGGATCGTGATCGCCACCGTCGACGATGGACGTCGGTGGGTGCTGCGCATCCCGCGCCGAGCCGAGGTAAGCGCGAAGGTCGAACCAGAGGCGCGGGTGCTGGCAATGCTCAAGAATCGCCTGCCGTTCGCGGTGCCGGACTGGCGCGTGGCCAACGCCGAGCTCGTTGCCTATCCCATGCTCGAAGACTCGACTGCGATGGTCATCCAGCCTGGTTCGTCCACGCCCGACTGGGTCGTGCCGCAGGACTCGGAGGTCTTCGCGGAGAGCTTCGCGACCGCGCTCGCCGCCCTGCATGCCGTCCCCATTTCCGCCGCCGTGGATGCGGGGATGCTCATCCGTACACCGACGCAGGCCCGTCAGAAGGTGGCCGACGACGTTGACCGCGTCCGACGCGAGTTCGTGGTGAACGACAAGCGCCTCCACCGGTGGCAGCGCTGGCTCGACGACGATTCGTCGTGGCCAGATTTCTCCGTGGTGGTGCATGGCGATCTCTACGTGGGCCATGTGCTCATCGACAACACGGAGCGCGTCAGCGGGATGATCGACTGGAGCGAGGCCCGCGTTGATGACCCTGCCATCGACATGGCCGCGCACCTTATGGTCTTTGGTGAAGAGGGGCTCGCGAAGCTCCTCCTCACGTATGAAGCGGCCGGTGGCCGGGTGTGGCCGCGGCTCGCCCACCACATCGCGGAGCGCCTTGCGTTCGGGGCGGTCACCTACGCACTCTTCGCCCTCGACTCGGGTAACGAAGAGTACCTCGCTGCGGCGAAGGCGCAGCTCGCCGCAGCGGAATGAGCGAACGTCGATATAGCCCGCTCGCGACGCTGTTCGCGGCGACCTTTCTCTTCCGGATCGGCAACGCGGTGGCGGCCCTCGCGCTTCCATGGTTCGTCCTGTCTCATACAAAGAGCGCGGCCTGGGCGGGCGCCACGGCCGCTAGCAGCGTCATCGCGACCATCATCGGCGCGTGGGTTGGTGGTGGCCTCGTCGATCGGTTCGGGCGCGCGCCCGTCGCATTGATCTCGGGTGTGGTGGGCGGCGTGGCCATGGCGAGCATCCCACTGCTCGATGCCGTTGGCGCCCTCTCGAACACTGGGCTGATCGCTTGCGTGGTGCTCGGTGCCGCGTTCGACGCACCCGGTATGGCCGCGCAGGACAGTGAGCTGCCCAAACTCGGCCACGTCGCCGGGCTCTCCGTTGAGCGCGTCTCGTCACTGAAAGCGGTGATCGGGAACGTCGCGATTCTAGGTGGCCCGGCCCTTGGGGGCCGCAATCGGCCTGCTTGGCGCTGCGCCAACGCTCGGGCTGACGGCGTTCTGCTCCGTCCTTGCAGGTCTGCTCGGCGCGTGGGTGCTTCCCGCGCGTGCCGCTCGGACGATGACCACGACGGCGACTCTCTCCATGCGCGCCGGCGTCGCTTTTCTCTGGAGCGAACCCCTGCTGCGCCCTCTCTTTGGTATAGTGATGATCTTCGTGGGCATCGTTGGCGCCAACGGCAGCGTCATCATGCCTGCGCTGTTTGTAGATGCAGGACGCCAAGTAGCAGAGCTCGGGCTGTTCTCCTCAATGATGGGGGCTGGTGGTCTCCTTGGCATTGCCATTCATGCGTCGGTCGGCGCCCGGATATCAGCGCAGAACTGGCTGGCGGTGGCATTTTGTGGCTCTGCGGTGGGCTCGCTTCTGCTTTCACAGTTGCCAGGCGTGCCGGTGCTGATGTTGTTGGGCGCGCTCGTGGGACTGCTGACCGGCTCAGTCTCTCCCATTCTCAACGCTGCCATCTACAACCGCACGCCGCCAGAACTTCTCGGCCGGGTACTCGGCACGGTCTCGGCGGTGATGCTGTCAGCCTCGCCCATGGTTATGCTTGCGGCCGGCGCGTTTGTCGACCTTGCTGGTCCGCTCCCTGGCCTCGTTGTATCGGCCGTGTTTGCGGGGCTCGTGGCTCTACTCTCGCTCCGTCTTCAATTTGCTACAATGGCGGCGGCAGCCACAGCCTCCGCCCCAACCCATACAGAAGGTGAACACTGATGCCCCGCCCCAAGCTCAAGTCCGATGACGAGGTACTCGAGGCCGCCACCGTAGTGCTGAAGCGTTGCGGTCCCATAGAGTTCACGCTCAGCGGAGTAGCAAAGGAGGTGGGGCTCTCCCGCGCAGCGTTAATCCAGCGCTTCACCAACCGCGATACGCTGCTGGTGAGGATGATGGAGCGCGGCGTCGAGCAGGTGCGGCATTACCTGAATGCGATACCGATAGGCGCAGGGCCGCAAGGGCTCTGGGAATTTTTGCAGGTGCTCGTTCGGAGCATGAACACTCGCAACGACTTCTCGGTGAACTATCTCATCTCCTGGTACGAGCTCCAGGTGCCGGAGCTACGCACGCTTGCGATCCAGCGGAACCGCGCGGTGGTGGAGGGGATCCGCAAGCGACTGCCCCCAGGTGCTCCTGCGGCAGCTGAGTTGCTCCTGCACTCGGTCATCGCTGGCGCGACGATGCAGTGGGCCGTCGATCCGGATGGTGAGCTAGCTGATCATGTGCTGGCTCAGATCGCTGCCATCCTGTGTTTAATGTTTCCCGAACACGACGATTTCCAACTCCTCCAGGCACATGCGTAAACGGAGGTGTGCAGAGTCCCTGCGGCAGGCGACGAACACGACCGTCGTCGATTAGTACCGGTACGGTCGGTGGTATCGAAGTCTTGATCACCACTCAGGTCTACGGCTTACAAATGGTGACCATCCCGATACTTGCGTCAGAGCACCGGGCCGATTCTTTGACAGTGAATCACTCCCGTAAGGTTGTGCCGGTGTGGGTGTCCCGGGTCGAGACGATACTCCGCCAATGCGCCCAGCAAACAACCTGGCCATCGCAGGTGGTGGGGAGCGGTGTGGCGGATGAGTTGGACAAGTTGGTGTAGCAGCACGAGCACGGCGAGATAACATCGCAGGAGTTCGACATGCTCAAGAGACAGCTGATTGCGAATCGCGATGCAGATTCATAACCCGATTGCGGGTTGGCTTCACTCCACCATCACCGAGCAGACTAGCACGGCGGGCTCTGTTGCAAAGATTGGCGGCAGTCAGAGGTAGGCTGTCGCTCTGCGCCGATCAGGCGGCTGCTGCGAAATGGTGGTTGAGCATGCCCATGGCCTCCGTCAGCGCCGAGGGCCCAATGCCAAAGCTCTCTCCACAAGGCGCACCTCGCCCCTGATGCCGGGCTGCAGGCACCAGGGGCGAGCCTGTCCTTTGCGCAGGGCTCGCATGACTTCGAATCCCTTGATCGTGGCATAGGCCGTGGGGATCGATTTGAAACCGCGCACCGGCTTGATCAGTATCTTGAGCTTTCCGTGATCGGCCTCGATCACGTTATTGAGATACTTCACCTGCCGGTGGGCCGTCTCCCGGTCCAGCTTTCCTTCGCGCTTCAATTCGGTGATCGCTGCACCATAGCTCGGCGCTTTGTCGGTATTGAGCGTGGCAGGCTTTTCCCAGTGCTTCAGGCCTCGCAGGGCCTTGCCCAGGAACCGCTTCGCTGCCTTGGCGCTGCGGGTCGGCGACAGGTAGAAATCGATCGTGTCGCCCCGCTTGTCGACTGCCCGGTACAGGTAGGTCCACTTGCCCCGCACCTTGACGTAGGTTTCATCCAGGCGCCAGCTCGGATCAAAGCCACGCCGCCAGAACCAGCGCAGCCGCTTCTCCATCTCCGGGGCGTAGCACTGGACCCAGCGATAGATCGTCGTATGGTCGACCGAAATGCCGCGTTCCGCCAGCATTTCCTCAAGGTCGCGATAGCTGATCGGATAGCGACAATACCAGCGCACCGCCCACAGGATCACATCACCCTGGAAATGGCGCCACTTGAAATCCGTCATCGTTCCGTCCGTCCAATCTCCGCCAAGCATGCTCAAGCTTCACGATTTTTGCAACAGAGCCCACACGAGTATTGAGCAT
It encodes the following:
- a CDS encoding recombinase family protein: MALVGYARVSTVGQSLDTQLQALAECSKIFQEKVSGASDDRPQLALLLDCVNEGDVVMVTKLDRLARNTRHLLEISEYLQQRQVALRILNLGVDTSTPTGKLMLTMIGAIATFERELMLERQAEGIELAKRRGAYKGRKPTAMAKGREVLALAKRGLPRAEIARQTGISISSVQRILRTTEK
- the radC gene encoding DNA repair protein RadC — its product is MLHQKLCAGEQPGTYRVTDLVTDDDLFTIAQAVARQKLAKGVAITDKHLAHQALQGLLQTRDREVFAALFLDTQHRILAYEELFLGTLSAATVYPRDVVKRALHHNAAALMLVHNHPSGYPEPSRADINITLRLQDALALVDIRILDHLVVGTEGVVSLAERGEL
- a CDS encoding DUF2787 domain-containing protein, whose protein sequence is MTIIFNRDGISLPVSQALLILLSQEAERTNLDLVRCTQIIFNFRNPGYSAERGGVHPVEIRLIRGLNGWLFDYVTDFSYQGIGDYAELGKELDFNFLDGEHVMQGWGPLQLAEARELFALWQRNFVAYCGLECFSVTVSGN
- the mphR(A) gene encoding macrolide-binding transcriptional repressor MphR(A); this encodes MPRPKLKSDDEVLEAATVVLKRCGPIEFTLSGVAKEVGLSRAALIQRFTNRDTLLVRMMERGVEQVRHYLNAIPIGAGPQGLWEFLQVLVRSMNTRNDFSVNYLISWYELQVPELRTLAIQRNRAVVEGIRKRLPPGAPAAAELLLHSVIAGATMQWAVDPDGELADHVLAQIAAILCLMFPEHDDFQLLQAHA
- a CDS encoding IS6-like element IS26 family transposase, whose translation is MNPFKGRHFQRDIILWAVRWYCKYGISYRELQEMLAERGVNVDHSTIYRWVQRYAPEMEKRLRWYWRNPSDLCPWHMDETYVKVNGRWAYLYRAVDSRGRTVDFYISSRRNSKAAYRFLGKILNNVKKWQIPRFINTDKAPAYGRALALLKREGRCPSDVEHRQIKYRNNVIECDHGKLKRIIGATLGFKSMKTAYATIKGIEVMRALRKGQASAFYYGDPLGEMRLVSRVFEM
- a CDS encoding lecithin retinol acyltransferase family protein, which gives rise to MTMPPLTLGDHLAVQRLGYSHHGLYVGDRQVIHYQGPFANDGQTGQIVQCSLDDFHGEQPLQVLSHPRRPFSPEECVARAFSRLGEQDYHLLFNNCEHFVLWCIEDRHSSPQVNQATTALAATGSQLLKSSQGSQAVTSALMGASASLASVPATSGTILSVTAISAPAWAPLAVGVAVAYGTHRLFKWLTDD
- a CDS encoding Mph(A) family macrolide 2'-phosphotransferase, with the translated sequence MTVVTTADTSQLYALAARHGLKLHGPLTVNELGLDYRIVIATVDDGRRWVLRIPRRAEVSAKVEPEARVLAMLKNRLPFAVPDWRVANAELVAYPMLEDSTAMVIQPGSSTPDWVVPQDSEVFAESFATALAALHAVPISAAVDAGMLIRTPTQARQKVADDVDRVRREFVVNDKRLHRWQRWLDDDSSWPDFSVVVHGDLYVGHVLIDNTERVSGMIDWSEARVDDPAIDMAAHLMVFGEEGLAKLLLTYEAAGGRVWPRLAHHIAERLAFGAVTYALFALDSGNEEYLAAAKAQLAAAE